A DNA window from Paramormyrops kingsleyae isolate MSU_618 chromosome 10, PKINGS_0.4, whole genome shotgun sequence contains the following coding sequences:
- the LOC111855478 gene encoding C-X-C motif chemokine 10-like, with translation MIFRLLLLLSVVACVAFSQNIVGGRPETCLCQKTRDSLRVNRRYIENLEIFPPSNFCMKLEIIVNLKNGNKYCLNPEAQKIRQMIKNLQSKYMP, from the exons ATGATCTTCAGACTCCTCCTGCTTCTCTCAGTCGTGGCTTGCGTCGCCTTCTCACAAA ACATCGTGGGGGGGCGGCCTGAAACATGCCTGTGCCAGAAAACTCGGGACAGTCTCAGGGTTAATCGTCGGTACATCGAGAACTTGGAGATTTTTCCCCCATCAAACTTTTGCATGAAGCTGGAAATCAT TGTCAACCTGAAGAATGGGAACAAGTACTGCCTGAATCCTGAAGCCCAGAAAATCCGCCAAATGATAAAAAATTTGCAGTC GAAGTACATGCCCTGA
- the LOC111855477 gene encoding interleukin-8-like codes for MHIRTLLLFSVLVSVALAQIAGFGKSRCLCRRVRDKSGPPKNILDIQIYPPTPSCDTMEVVVSLKNGLQYCLDPRLQKVQDIISTLKSVRAQLKETSTPEP; via the exons ATGCACATCAGAACTCTGCTGCTCTTCTCTGTCCTGGTCAGCGTGGCTCTCGCACAGA TTGCAGGGTTTGGCAAGTCACGTTGCCTTTGTCGTCGTGTCCGGGACAAATCTGGACCCCCCAAAAACATCCTGGACATTCAGATttaccccccaaccccctcctgTGACACCATGGAGGTTGT GGTCAGCCTGAAGAATGGGCTGCAGTACTGTTTGGATCCACGCCTGCAGAAGGTGCAAGATATCATCTCCACCCTGAAGAGCGT GAGGGCCCAGCTCAAGGAGACCAGCACTCCTGAGCCGTAG
- the LOC111855485 gene encoding putative monooxygenase p33MONOX, giving the protein MASRRGDVPALESGMSEGLLGGVSLPIRIVRHAISYDDALDAPIGSPPSDMIVNILWEKPVIPERRFRRLVEEPDPDHFLSHTDPFHTNAAKPSVTAVKAKASSGIISSLMTKQTQESIQRFEQHAGLTDASYTPHKGLMADETRYHRMSDVSNKLKVPGGDPKEDKQGASAPSTPSVTPSITPSVTPHASPRLNHRSWFSQSSVALLGDSEFRSSIDSADMGGNEGGGGVERWGLFSTRTTVQKSSTDPGTLNLQAYQGERTTIPIEEMKTQVTRMVEDSISLRAPKLEIPTLDAVRQVPRPHKLKPRDINALTPSGF; this is encoded by the exons ATGGCATCCAGACGGGGGGACGTTCCAG CCTTGGAGTCGGGTATGTCTGAGGGGCTGCTGGGTGGAGTATCTCTCCCCATCAGAATTGTCCGGCATGCCATCAGCTACGACGATGCCCTGGATGCACCAATCGGCTCCCCTCCATCAGACATGATCGTTAACATCCTTTGGGAGAAGCCTGTCATTCCGGAGAGAAGGTTCCGTCGTCTGGTGGAG GAGCCTGACCCAGATCATTTCCTGAGTCACACCGATCCCTTTCATACCAACGCTGCAAAGCCTTCGGTTACCGCGGTGAAGGCCAAAGCCTCGTCTGGGATCATAAGCTCCCTTATGACTA AGCAGACCCAAGAAAGCATCCAGAGGTTTGAGCAGCATGCTGGACTGACGGACGCTAGCTACACCCCACACAAGGGCCTGATGGCAGATGAGACGCGCTATCACCGTATGTCTGACGTGTCAAAT AAGCTGAAAGTGCCAGGTGGGGACCCCAAGGAGGACAAGCAGGGAGCGTCAGCACCATCCACCCCCTCTGTTACCCCGAGCATCACCCCCAGTGTGACCCCCCACGCCTCCCCCAGACTCAATCACAG GAGCTGGTTCTCCCAGAGCTCCGTGGCGCTTCTTGGTGATTCAGAATTTAGGAGCTCCATCGACAGCGCTGATATGGGCGGCAACGAGGGTGGAGGAGGCGTGGAGCGCTGGGGACTCTTTTCGACACGCACCACAGTGCAAAAGTCCTCCACTGATCCAG GGACCCTGAATCTGCAGGCCTATCAGGGAGAGAGGACCACCATCCCCATCGAGGAGATGAAGACCCAAGTCACCCGCATGGTTGAGGACTCCATCAGCCTCAGAGCCCCTAAACTGGAGATCCCTACCTTGGATGCAGTGAGACAGGTGCCCCGGCCACACAAACTCAAACCCAGAGATATAAATGCCCTCACTCCTTCTGGCTTCTGA